A single Salmo trutta chromosome 14, fSalTru1.1, whole genome shotgun sequence DNA region contains:
- the LOC115208477 gene encoding uncharacterized protein LOC115208477, translating into MSGSLCIQCQTQTTVFSKTCNSCFFNHPKEKKMLQAMKKYDNEWGHNDCTHYNNSSQILTSTKVLLYKLHTLGFVPLLLLGKRRQGTKHIDMDSFCPHPQVIKETGSIETLRNIYLGLLNVTLGTESQLQCSPVSPEPDGTPAPAEVEGTPTTVDPVGTPVSTELHRIPISIQLNVIPTPTETGITNTLINPVGTPTTINPVGFPAPTKRDGIPISLQLNLIPTPTEPGKPSTPTNPVGIPTPTNLVATPTAIDPSGTPAPTMPDGITTSISLNKIATPTEPGKHSTSTKTLGTPSPMNSVGTPAPAELDGLPTPTDPGKPATPTKLDGIPTYICLNGIPTSICMNGTPTPIQPKIPRPIQPKIPRPIQPKIPSPIQPGKPSTQNNPVGTPTSMDETSDSSEPQDQEMQRPKRKMWRDGDIIEAEDSATTQAQKRIKTTEEWLNMDTDRPTVSRHAEVDTEVLDQLEKHKEECLNMDTDRPTVSRHAEVDTEVLDQLEKSSIVQATNKQTLWAINCFKDWLSEKQMIVDFSTIEKSEMNVLLRDFYCSVRRGKGGEYCIPSYIGIRAGVNRFINLPPLSRAWCLMKDSEFTSSNNVFIGVLKKIRREGRDKTTHPKVIKAQDLEILQNSTVLSPYTPRGLVNKVWFDIQLHFGPRGKEGNRRLTPQSFVIKYDENGAKYATMTSNEERPNHKDAEEQNWQNRCGIMFQNPGSHLCPVASLEKYLSKIPSDATALYLHPKKMVITSDSIWYSQEPMGFNYLSSMLPRLCQEAGTLEKYTNNCLRSLREIMSVSRLIVP; encoded by the exons ATGTCAGGCTCACTGTGTATACAGTGTCAGACACAAACCACTGTGTTTAGTAAGACCTGCAACAGTTGTTTCTTTAACCATCCAAAAGAGAAGAAGATGTTACAAGCAATGAAGAAGTATGATAACGAATGGGGCCACAATGATTGCACCCATTATAATAATAGCTCTCAGATATTGACTTCCACAAAAGTATTG CTCTACAAATTACACACTCTAGGATTTGTTCCCCTTCTCCTGCTTGGAAAAAGGAGACAGGGAACAAAACATATCGATATGGATTCCTTTTGCCCTCACCCCCAAGTCATAAAAGAAACGGGCTCTATTGAAACATtgagaaacatttatttgggtCTTCTGAATG TCACACTCGGCACCGAGTCCCAATTACAGTGCTCCCCAGTGTCTCCAGAGCCAGACGGGACCCCCGCACCAGCCGAGGTAGAGGGAACACCTACAACAGTCGATCCAGTGGGAACCCCTGTATCGACAGAGCTACACAGAATACCCATCTCCATCCAACTGAACGTAATACCCACACCAACAGAAACGGGCATAACCAACACACTAATCAATCCAGTGGGAACCCCTACAACTATCAATCCAGTGGGATTCCCGGCACCAACCAAGCGAGACGGAATCCCCATATCTTTACAACTGAACCTAATCCCCACACCAACCGAGCCAGGCAAACCCTCCACACCAACCAATCCAGTGGGAATCCCTACACCAACCAATCTAGTGGCAACTCCTACAGCAATTGATCCATCAGGAACCCCTGCTCCAACTATGCCAGACGGAATTACCACATCCATCAGCCTGAACAAAATCGCCACACCAACAGAGCCAGGCAAACACTCCACATCAACCAAAACATTGGGAACCCCTTCACCAATGAATTCAGTGGGAACCCCTGCACCAGCCGAACTAGACGGACTCCCCACACCAACAGACCCAGGCAAACCCGCCACACCAACCAAGCTAGATGGAATCCCCACATACATCTGCCTGAACGGAATCCCCACATCCATCTGCATGAACGGAACTCCCACACCAATACAGCCCAAAAtccccagaccaatacagcccaAAAtccccagaccaatacagccaaaAATCCCCTCACCAATACAGCCAGGCAAACCCTCCACACAAAACAATCCAGTGGGAACCCCTACATCAATGGATGAAACCTCTGACTCCTCTGAGCCCCAGGACCAAGAAATGCAAAGGCCAAAAAGAAAAATGTGGAGAG ATGGAGATATAATCGAAGCTGAAGACAGTGCAACCACTCAAGCACAAAAGAGAATAAAAACCACAG AAGAGTGGCTGAACATGGATACGGATAGGCCTACGGTGTCAAGACATGCAGAGGTCGACACTGAAGTATTAGATCAGCTAGAAAAACACAAAG AAGAGTGTCTGAACATGGATACGGATAGGCCCACGGTGTCAAGACATGCAGAGGTAGACACTGAAGTATTAGATCAACTAGAAAAGAGCAGCATTGTACAAGCAACCAACAAGCAAACTTTGTGGGCTATAAACTGCTTCAAGGACTGGCTGTCAGAGAAAcagatgatagtggatttttcaACCATTGAGAAATCTGAAATGAATGTGCTCTTGCGAGATTTTTACTGTTCTGTTCGAAGGGGTAAAGGTGGGGAGTATTGTATCCCGAGCTATATCGGAATCCGGGCTGGCGTGAACAGATTCATTAACCTCCCTCCCCTTAGCAGAGCCTGGTGCTTGATGAAGGACAGTGAGTTTACCTCCTCTAATAATGTATTTATTGGGGTACTAAAGAAAATCAGACGAGAGGGCAGGGACAAAACTACCCATCCTAAGGTGATTAAAGCACAAGaccttgagattcttcaaaactCTACTGTGCTAAGCCCCTACACACCCAGAGGGCTAGTCAACAAAGTGTGGTTTGATATCCAGTTACACTTTGGCCCCAGAGGAAAGGAGGGCAATAGGCGGCTAACGCCACAGTCGTTTGTAATAAAGTACGATGAAAACGGAGCAAAATATGCAACGATGACTTCCAACGAGGAAAGACCGAACCACAAAGATGCCGAAGAGCAGAACTGGCAGAATCGCTGTGGAATCATGTTTCAGAACCCTGGTAGTCACCTCTGTCCAGTCGCCTCCTTGGAGAAGTATCTGAGCAAGATCCCATCAGATGCCACCGCCCTCTACCTCCATCCTAAGAAGATGGTCATCACCAGTGACAGCATATGGTATAGCCAGGAGCCAATGGGGTTCAATTACCTTTCATCAATGCTGCCCCGACTGTGCCAG gaGGCTGGTACATTGGAAAAGTACACAAACAACTGCTTACGATCTTTGCGCGAGATCATGTCTGTCAGCAGATTGATAGTTCCTTGA